A portion of the Oxynema aestuarii AP17 genome contains these proteins:
- a CDS encoding S-layer homology domain-containing protein: MKMWKNRDRIEGERFGLWRYRYWILSVISLLGPLLCDRAIAFDNLSPEQSLEHSTVREDAIALSTQDRGMLENLQSESEAGETTQWDRIRPLTVAPPPESLTETPAPGERAIAPSVEQLGTPSRSLTALNNGDSGDLDRFDLQQIVETGDRVSPISPTADGSILAQRVTFPDIQNHWAQTFIEALAAREIVVGFPDGTFRPDLPIIRAEYAATLRKAFPVAKVRDAIAFNDVPTDYWGYNAVRDAYEIGFMEGYPNQLFRPNQNIPRVEALVSLATGLDLDPEDPIETILSNTFDDAAEIPNFARSQIAAATETGLVVNYPDSNTLNPNEAATRAEVAAFLYQALVQTGLMPALSEAETASRYVVRYEGAIADTDPSPERPTQTQDLAALRQRFLIDPEPQVQLIPTGIGGAAPGSSSGSPTAFGTNFGRAFVATGFQGRTRYTDEVDGTVSAGFGLGNSRENIGVEVTVSVLSLLGDDAGERGSVSFKVHRLLPNGFAIAGGVENAIVWGSTDAGTSGYGVVSKLFRLKESPAEPFSSITMSVGVGGGRFRSEDDFRNDEGSVNVFGSVGVRVLRPMSLIADWTGQDLTLGASFVPFRSIPLVITPAVTDITGNAGDGARFILGVGYGYQLPF; the protein is encoded by the coding sequence ATGAAAATGTGGAAAAACCGCGATCGTATTGAAGGCGAACGCTTCGGTTTGTGGCGTTATCGCTATTGGATTTTAAGTGTAATTTCCCTGCTGGGTCCGCTATTGTGCGATCGCGCGATCGCCTTCGATAACCTTTCCCCCGAACAATCCTTAGAACATTCAACTGTTCGGGAAGATGCGATCGCTTTATCGACCCAAGATCGCGGGATGCTCGAAAACTTACAAAGCGAAAGTGAAGCGGGGGAAACCACTCAATGGGATCGAATTCGCCCCCTGACAGTGGCGCCGCCTCCAGAATCCCTCACAGAAACCCCGGCGCCGGGAGAACGTGCGATCGCCCCGTCGGTTGAGCAGTTGGGAACGCCGAGTCGATCCCTCACCGCTCTCAATAATGGGGATTCGGGCGATCTCGACCGCTTTGACTTACAACAGATCGTAGAAACAGGCGATCGGGTGAGCCCCATCAGTCCTACCGCCGACGGCTCAATTCTCGCCCAGCGCGTCACCTTCCCCGACATTCAAAACCACTGGGCCCAGACGTTTATCGAAGCTCTCGCCGCGAGAGAAATCGTCGTCGGCTTTCCAGACGGCACCTTCCGCCCCGATCTTCCAATTATCCGTGCCGAATATGCGGCGACTCTGCGCAAAGCCTTCCCCGTCGCTAAAGTCCGCGATGCGATCGCCTTCAACGACGTTCCCACGGACTATTGGGGGTATAACGCAGTACGGGATGCTTATGAAATCGGGTTTATGGAAGGCTATCCCAATCAACTGTTCAGACCCAATCAAAATATCCCGCGCGTCGAGGCATTAGTATCCCTAGCGACCGGGTTAGATCTCGATCCAGAAGATCCGATCGAAACTATTTTGAGCAATACCTTTGACGATGCTGCAGAAATTCCTAATTTTGCGCGGAGTCAAATTGCCGCCGCGACGGAAACGGGTTTAGTGGTCAACTATCCCGACAGCAACACCCTCAATCCCAACGAAGCAGCGACCCGGGCTGAGGTCGCGGCTTTTCTCTATCAAGCTTTAGTGCAAACCGGGCTGATGCCTGCCCTGAGTGAAGCAGAAACCGCCTCGCGCTATGTGGTGCGCTATGAAGGGGCGATCGCCGATACGGATCCATCCCCAGAACGACCCACACAAACGCAAGATCTCGCCGCCTTACGGCAAAGGTTTTTAATCGACCCCGAACCCCAAGTGCAACTGATTCCCACCGGAATTGGCGGCGCCGCACCGGGATCGAGTTCCGGCAGTCCCACAGCCTTCGGCACGAATTTCGGTCGCGCGTTTGTCGCTACAGGCTTTCAAGGCCGAACTCGCTACACCGACGAAGTGGACGGAACCGTTTCTGCCGGGTTTGGCTTGGGTAACTCCCGCGAAAACATCGGCGTCGAAGTCACTGTTTCCGTTCTCAGTTTGCTTGGCGACGATGCGGGGGAACGCGGCAGTGTCAGTTTCAAAGTTCACCGCCTGTTACCTAATGGTTTTGCGATCGCAGGTGGCGTCGAAAATGCGATCGTCTGGGGATCCACCGATGCGGGAACCAGTGGCTACGGCGTTGTCAGCAAACTGTTTCGCCTCAAAGAAAGTCCCGCCGAACCCTTCAGTTCGATCACCATGTCCGTCGGTGTCGGCGGCGGTCGTTTCCGTTCCGAAGACGACTTTCGCAACGACGAAGGATCGGTCAATGTCTTCGGTAGTGTCGGCGTTCGCGTCCTGCGACCGATGTCTCTGATTGCCGACTGGACCGGACAAGACCTCACATTAGGCGCGTCTTTCGTTCCCTTCCGCAGCATTCCTTTAGTCATTACCCCCGCCGTGACCGATATTACAGGCAATGCTGGAGATGGCGCCCGCTTTATTCTCGGTGTCGGCTACGGATATCAACTGCCGTTTTAA
- a CDS encoding HEAT repeat domain-containing protein encodes MTVADSSLKDRLTRLDRAITPPERIAAIAELVEGVKNDPGTAVDEAIAALIAQLEQHHPGVAKAAVDGLVEIGAESVEGAIAAYHRCTDQMVQAYLIQGLARIGDPRAIDLLVEVVGVEMANHCQGNVRRVAARGLGQVGCNSDDPAIVGAAIDKLTWALMYTEDWALRYAACVSLSEIGTDKAVGALHEAIARERDPVVVARLREAISPAG; translated from the coding sequence ATGACTGTAGCGGATTCGAGCTTGAAAGATCGGTTGACGCGACTCGATCGCGCCATCACCCCGCCAGAACGGATAGCGGCGATCGCGGAGTTGGTCGAGGGGGTGAAGAACGACCCCGGAACGGCAGTGGACGAGGCGATCGCGGCGTTAATCGCACAATTGGAACAACATCATCCGGGGGTCGCTAAAGCTGCCGTCGATGGGTTAGTCGAGATCGGCGCCGAGAGTGTGGAAGGGGCGATCGCCGCCTATCACCGTTGCACCGATCAAATGGTGCAAGCCTATCTGATTCAAGGGTTAGCCCGGATTGGCGATCCGAGGGCGATCGATCTGCTCGTCGAAGTCGTCGGCGTCGAAATGGCCAACCACTGCCAGGGAAACGTCCGCCGGGTGGCGGCGAGAGGTCTCGGACAAGTTGGGTGTAACAGCGACGATCCGGCGATCGTGGGAGCGGCGATCGATAAATTAACCTGGGCGTTAATGTATACGGAAGATTGGGCCTTGCGTTACGCCGCTTGCGTGTCTCTCAGTGAAATTGGCACCGATAAAGCGGTTGGGGCATTGCACGAGGCGATCGCGCGGGAACGAGATCCGGTGGTGGTGGCGCGCCTTCGCGAGGCGATCTCCCCTGCGGGATAA
- a CDS encoding HEAT repeat domain-containing protein: MSATSSPPQPIASPEAAIAALKCDDNQIRYYAAWWLGKHQVKSAYPALCEALEDEDYRTAQGGYPLRRQAARALGQLKASEAVEALVEALACEGDPQLKEAAIQALGAIADPRAVTPLVALLDRGGEQPYEALIEALASLQVWSVSERIETFLSHPSERVQCATARYLFLKTKDSHYLQRIIANLDHENPYLRWAAAFDLGAIAHVEAAQAIVEAKVANSLKLLNLKRILEAALKHSPEDPEAMASHRQKCRVLMKAIDNLLIQV, from the coding sequence ATGAGTGCTACGTCTTCCCCTCCCCAACCGATCGCCTCTCCAGAAGCGGCGATCGCCGCCTTAAAGTGCGATGACAATCAAATTCGCTACTATGCTGCTTGGTGGTTGGGCAAACATCAAGTAAAATCCGCCTATCCGGCTTTATGTGAGGCGCTCGAAGATGAAGACTATCGCACGGCTCAAGGGGGTTATCCCTTGCGAAGACAAGCCGCGCGGGCCTTGGGACAGTTGAAAGCCTCGGAAGCGGTGGAAGCCCTGGTCGAGGCGTTGGCGTGCGAGGGCGACCCGCAACTGAAAGAAGCGGCGATTCAAGCGTTGGGGGCGATCGCCGACCCGCGCGCGGTGACGCCGTTGGTGGCGCTGCTCGATCGCGGCGGGGAGCAACCTTACGAAGCGCTGATCGAAGCCTTGGCGAGCCTGCAAGTGTGGTCTGTGAGTGAGAGAATTGAAACTTTTTTGAGCCATCCATCGGAACGGGTTCAATGTGCGACAGCCCGCTATTTATTTTTAAAAACGAAAGATTCTCACTATTTACAACGTATTATTGCCAATCTCGACCACGAAAATCCATACTTGCGCTGGGCGGCAGCGTTCGATCTCGGGGCGATCGCCCACGTGGAAGCGGCGCAGGCGATCGTCGAGGCGAAGGTCGCGAATAGTTTGAAGTTATTGAATTTGAAGCGGATTCTCGAAGCGGCGCTCAAACATTCGCCGGAAGATCCCGAAGCCATGGCCAGCCATCGGCAAAAATGCCGGGTGTTGATGAAGGCGATCGATAATTTATTGATTCAAGTATAA
- a CDS encoding DUF1565 domain-containing protein — MKLRFLPTSLVTVVAIALAANSIPLTLKSVQAQSPSGSESEAFSQQGAPGEQRVLYVNPNPAKAIANGVKTQVTPFTTITAALQQATPGTVIELAPGQYTNESFPLTLKPGVSLRGNESQQGQGVTIVGGGNYNSQTFARQNVTIVAANNSEIVGITISNPNTRGTGIWVESTQPVIRNNTFTNNHREGVFVTGTGAPRIENNRFINNGGNGISVARQATGQIQGNLFENTGFGIAVGGSSAPVISNNQIRSNRAGIIATQDSRPSISGNTIENNQQYGLIAIANAQPSLGQNTMRANGQGDSMLANAPQTVQASNPSNSQPTNSSAMSSSNNSKPMFSCVESGAGYATVAQRGNATIPQPMITWTRTDLGPELTPERRCQIVTQRINEVVDRNGGTLDNLVFTVGPVQRQLVVCLVDNMSSSCSSNNMLFTLSRENARNPEEVVRRLVTFSVTGSGRAVGESSGRRVPQVRAPLSEFAQRLQPEESLWFVDN; from the coding sequence ATGAAGCTCCGATTCTTACCTACTTCTTTGGTGACGGTCGTGGCGATCGCTTTGGCTGCCAATAGCATCCCCCTCACGTTGAAGTCCGTACAGGCTCAGAGTCCCTCGGGTTCTGAATCTGAGGCATTCTCTCAACAGGGGGCGCCGGGGGAACAACGAGTTCTCTATGTGAACCCCAACCCCGCTAAAGCGATCGCCAATGGGGTCAAAACCCAAGTCACACCGTTCACGACCATTACCGCAGCCCTGCAACAAGCGACCCCCGGAACGGTTATCGAACTGGCGCCCGGGCAGTATACCAACGAAAGCTTTCCGCTCACTCTCAAGCCTGGAGTGAGCCTGCGAGGGAACGAAAGCCAACAAGGACAAGGGGTTACCATTGTCGGCGGCGGTAACTACAACAGCCAAACCTTCGCCCGTCAGAACGTGACTATTGTTGCGGCAAATAACAGTGAAATTGTCGGGATTACGATTAGCAACCCGAATACACGAGGGACGGGGATTTGGGTGGAAAGTACCCAACCCGTGATTCGCAACAATACCTTTACCAATAACCACCGCGAAGGTGTTTTTGTGACCGGAACGGGCGCGCCACGCATCGAGAACAATCGCTTTATTAATAATGGCGGGAATGGCATATCCGTTGCCCGTCAAGCTACCGGACAAATTCAAGGAAATTTGTTTGAAAATACCGGGTTTGGGATTGCGGTTGGTGGGAGTTCCGCACCAGTTATTAGTAATAACCAAATTCGCAGCAATCGTGCGGGAATTATTGCCACCCAAGATTCTCGTCCGAGCATCTCGGGGAATACGATCGAAAATAACCAACAATATGGTCTCATTGCGATCGCCAATGCCCAACCCAGTCTCGGTCAAAATACCATGCGCGCTAACGGACAAGGCGATAGCATGTTGGCGAATGCTCCTCAAACCGTACAGGCTAGCAATCCAAGTAATTCACAGCCGACCAATTCTAGCGCTATGTCTAGTAGCAACAACTCTAAACCAATGTTTAGTTGCGTAGAAAGTGGGGCTGGATATGCCACAGTTGCTCAACGGGGAAATGCCACCATTCCGCAACCGATGATTACCTGGACACGCACGGATTTAGGCCCTGAATTAACCCCAGAACGGCGCTGCCAAATTGTCACCCAACGAATTAATGAAGTGGTCGATCGCAATGGCGGGACTCTCGATAATTTAGTCTTTACTGTCGGCCCCGTGCAGCGACAATTAGTTGTCTGTTTAGTCGATAATATGTCGTCGAGTTGTAGCTCGAATAACATGCTATTTACCCTCAGTCGGGAAAATGCAAGAAATCCCGAAGAAGTCGTGCGACGCTTAGTTACTTTTAGTGTAACTGGCTCAGGACGAGCAGTTGGCGAATCTTCCGGGCGTCGAGTCCCACAAGTTCGCGCCCCTTTGTCCGAGTTTGCACAACGACTCCAACCCGAAGAAAGTTTGTGGTTTGTCGATAATTAA
- a CDS encoding tetratricopeptide repeat-containing S1 family peptidase, giving the protein MKLASILNVFVIGTLFAIAAPKPIAALTPEEVQEIAEEVTVLIPAEWVNYLGEREKANGSGSIIAREGNTYTVLTANHVVCGDQNPVCENSNDLKIVTHDGKSYEVDNRTIKKLPDVDLAVLEFTSNRNYKLATLGNYPLIDEQYVFASGWPAPNRYFPKREYFFSVGKVLPKDIMNLLKIFPIELGYDLVYTSLTYGGVSGGPVFDSKGQVIAVHGMNEKEEIQESGEEKTLFLPIGFSASIPIKMFFELAPQAGIEVNWQESKTPPDVQKANVEVGISFVQQFEELTSLESGSSTSIDWANYANRMWRRGMITEALRGYDRALEMNPNFYQAWYGKALTYTYWRKYDEALQAYDRALEMIPDYAENKQNIVALRQKLVDFLESRANSN; this is encoded by the coding sequence ATGAAATTAGCATCGATCCTCAATGTTTTCGTGATAGGAACTCTTTTTGCGATCGCCGCCCCCAAGCCGATTGCTGCTTTAACTCCCGAAGAAGTACAGGAGATCGCCGAAGAAGTCACGGTCTTGATTCCCGCCGAATGGGTGAACTATTTGGGTGAACGAGAAAAAGCGAATGGTTCGGGATCGATTATTGCGAGAGAAGGCAATACATACACGGTTTTAACTGCCAATCACGTGGTCTGTGGCGACCAAAATCCCGTTTGTGAAAATTCTAATGACTTAAAAATTGTTACTCACGATGGGAAAAGTTATGAAGTCGATAATCGAACCATTAAAAAATTGCCAGATGTCGATTTAGCGGTACTCGAATTCACGAGTAATCGTAATTATAAGCTGGCTACATTAGGGAATTATCCATTAATCGACGAACAATATGTTTTTGCGTCCGGATGGCCCGCCCCCAACCGCTATTTCCCTAAACGAGAATACTTTTTCAGTGTGGGAAAAGTGCTTCCTAAAGATATTATGAATTTACTTAAAATTTTCCCTATCGAGTTGGGGTATGACTTGGTTTATACGAGTTTAACTTATGGGGGAGTCAGTGGCGGTCCAGTGTTTGACTCCAAGGGTCAAGTAATTGCCGTTCATGGAATGAATGAGAAGGAAGAAATTCAAGAGTCCGGTGAAGAAAAAACCCTTTTCCTCCCGATTGGATTTAGTGCTTCAATTCCTATCAAAATGTTCTTTGAGTTAGCTCCTCAAGCGGGCATTGAGGTAAATTGGCAAGAAAGTAAGACGCCACCAGATGTTCAAAAAGCGAATGTTGAGGTCGGTATTTCTTTCGTCCAACAGTTTGAAGAATTGACGTCTTTAGAATCGGGTAGTTCTACATCAATTGACTGGGCAAATTACGCAAATCGTATGTGGCGTAGGGGGATGATTACTGAAGCTTTAAGGGGTTACGATCGCGCGTTAGAAATGAACCCCAATTTTTACCAGGCTTGGTATGGAAAAGCTCTGACTTATACGTATTGGCGAAAATATGACGAAGCTTTGCAAGCTTACGATCGCGCCTTGGAGATGATTCCAGATTATGCAGAAAATAAACAAAATATTGTTGCTTTACGTCAAAAATTGGTAGATTTTCTAGAGAGTAGAGCTAATTCTAACTAA